Genomic DNA from Triticum dicoccoides isolate Atlit2015 ecotype Zavitan chromosome 4B, WEW_v2.0, whole genome shotgun sequence:
tccgctgctggtttgtatgactgtatgacttgtatgtggggtcgtgagacccgtacctttgtgtatgatatgtatggctccctgagccttaaataaagtacttgtgtcatagagtcatgttgtgatgcttcgttgtatttgcacatatcgagcatattgcgtgtatgattgaaatgcttggtatgtgtgggatctgactatctagttgtttatctttagtagcctctcttaccgggaaatgtctcctagtgttaccgctgagccatggtagcttgctactgctctggaacacttaggctggccggcatgtgtccttcttcgttcctgtgtctgtcccttcggggaaatgtcacgctttgagtaccggagtcctgttagcccgctacagcccggtttaccggagtcctgctagcccagtgctacagcccggacccacttgctgatgaccgacacgttcgaagctgggtcatggatgcctgtccctgtaagtctgtgccactttgggtttacgactagtcatgtcagcccgggctctttatcatatggatgctagcgacactatcatatacgtgagccaaaaggcgcaaacggtcccgggagaaggtaagacgacacccgtggggataccgtgcgtgaggccgcaaagtgatatgaggtgttaccagctagatcgatgtgacatcgagtcggggtcctaacaaagGGTTACATTTTATGCCCTATGTACTTGGTCAAACCTAAAGTTACTGACAAATGCTAATATTTTCAAAGCACTCATGGTTTTAAATGGGGCTCTGCACGATTTGGCACAACAAGTAATCTAGTAGGATAattgtggagagagagagagagagagcaaacatACCAATTGCAGCTGGTTTGATTGGGCAGCACAAAGAGATATCCTCCTCGAGGAATTCGTCATCCTCGCCCATGGGTACAGTTGCTTCGGCGAAGAAGTAAGCGGGCAGATCACCAGCAGCGTCCTTTGGCCGTGCCAAGAAATTGATGTGCCAAAAGGGTTTGGCGCGACGAATGAATGTATTCAAGCCACAGATGAAATGAAGCTCGTAGTGCTGACCTGTTTGCTGAGCATATTTGTGTAGTGCAGTCTCAACCAGTTGGCGTGAGGTTTCCTGGGAATATTTGCAGCCTTCGATGCGAGACTTAATTATGGCGGACACCCAGGACGTCACCAGTGGGGGAGGGGGATAGAGGTCACCCGGAAGTGGGGAGGGCACCAGCATGGCGGAGAGGCGGTCGAGGTCAAGGACAGAGAGAGCCTGGTTAATGCAGAGAAGCATTCGGACGTCATGTTCCACTTTGGGGAGGACCGACGAGGCAAAGAGGGCCATGGCACGCGGCATGGGATGGTGGGCCGCCTCGGCGGCCCTGAGAAAGGCAGCTTGGGTGGGCATCGAGACGGAGACGGagtcggagccggagccggagccggaggcggaggcggaggcatgGGAGAGGTCGGCCCTTGAGAGGTGGAGGTGCCATAGCGCGTCGTCGCGGGAGAGTGATGGATAGAGGTGGAGGAGGCAGGCGATGAGGCCCTCCAGGGAGCGGTGAGCGATGCGGGCCATGCATTTGGTACTAATCTCGAGCACGTCGCCAAAGTGAAAGTCAGCGGCGGAGCGACGCGGAAAGGCGGCGTCATACCAAATGGCGTTGATGAGGATATTGTCCACGGGAGAGAGCGGCCCGTAGCAGTGGCCGGCGACAAGGACGCCACGGGCGTGCTTGCTCCAGAGTCGGATAGAGGGCAGACGGGAGAGCGCCTCCACGTAGTAGGTGCGGATCAGATTCAGCAGCATGAGCCTAAGGGCGCGCGGATCTGTGCGCTTCCGCTCGGGGGCAGAGATCACCTCTTCCTCCTCATAGGGTTTGGAAGAAGAGGAAGGGATTTTGCGTGAGACGACTCGTCCCTCTGATAGTCCAGATGAGCCTGATGAAGGAGTCTTGGGAGGCGAATCAGCGGAGGGCTGCTCGAtcttggcgcggcggcggcggcggcggcggcggcggcgaccggccATGCTGCCTGCACACGATCTAGGCAAGGAAGAAGGAACCAACGGGGATTTGGGGATTTCTCTGGGTGGGGATTGTTGTGGTAACAGGTCGTTTCGCCTATATTATTGTTAGCGTCCCTTGCCAGGCAACCCCACCTGCCAGCGGGTGGGGCCAGGGCGGCGAACGGGCACGACGGACACGGCAAAGCCAACCCGCGGTACACGGGACCTGGTGACAGCCGTCACGCGAGCAACACGTTCACTATAGTGCATCTTCAATACTGACCTTGTTTGGATACGGTGTTTTAGCAGAACTGGTTTTCGGTAGACTCACGTAATCGTGTAACAAactttttttttcgagagtacacTAATAGCGTACCTTAACTTTATAGAAGAGTGAAAAATATTTACAAGGGCATTACAGATTGCAGGCGCCGCCCTTGGCACGCCTATCCACCCCTACTCCGAAACACC
This window encodes:
- the LOC119290701 gene encoding uncharacterized protein LOC119290701 isoform X2; the protein is MAGRRRRRRRRRRAKIEQPSADSPPKTPSSGSSGLSEGRVVSRKIPSSSSKPYEEEEVISAPERKRTDPRALRLMLLNLIRTYYVEALSRLPSIRLWSKHARGVLVAGHCYGPLSPVDNILINAIWYDAAFPRRSAADFHFGDVLEISTKCMARIAHRSLEGLIACLLHLYPSLSRDDALWHLHLSRADLSHASASASGSGSGSDSVSVSMPTQAAFLRAAEAAHHPMPRAMALFASSVLPKVEHDVRMLLCINQALSVLDLDRLSAMLVPSPLPGDLYPPPPLVTSWVSAIIKSRIEGCKYSQETSRQLVETALHKYAQQTGGCRACTLEYMKINHPINKEHHGGFEDYDGEIGNGDDHWDYGFPLLVDFIVFDAERDCATVRGIEEHFPPRPDGDESIENLWIIEM
- the LOC119290701 gene encoding uncharacterized protein LOC119290701 isoform X1 — encoded protein: MAGRRRRRRRRRRAKIEQPSADSPPKTPSSGSSGLSEGRVVSRKIPSSSSKPYEEEEVISAPERKRTDPRALRLMLLNLIRTYYVEALSRLPSIRLWSKHARGVLVAGHCYGPLSPVDNILINAIWYDAAFPRRSAADFHFGDVLEISTKCMARIAHRSLEGLIACLLHLYPSLSRDDALWHLHLSRADLSHASASASGSGSGSDSVSVSMPTQAAFLRAAEAAHHPMPRAMALFASSVLPKVEHDVRMLLCINQALSVLDLDRLSAMLVPSPLPGDLYPPPPLVTSWVSAIIKSRIEGCKYSQETSRQLVETALHKYAQQTGQHYELHFICGLNTFIRRAKPFWHINFLARPKDAAGDLPAYFFAEATVPMGEDDEFLEEDISLCCPIKPAAIGGCRACTLEYMKINHPINKEHHGGFEDYDGEIGNGDDHWDYGFPLLVDFIVFDAERDCATVRGIEEHFPPRPDGDESIENLWIIEM